In Rathayibacter sp. VKM Ac-2762, one DNA window encodes the following:
- the argF gene encoding ornithine carbamoyltransferase: MTRHFLRDDDITPAEQAEILDLALELKRDRFSRKPLAGPQTVAVIFDKSSTRTRVSFAVGIADLGGSPLIISTASSQLGGKETASDTARVLERQVAAIVWRTYAQSGLEEMARSTRVPVVNALSDEFHPCQLLADLLTIREHRGHLAGLTLTFFGDGASNMAHSYLLAGATAGMHVRIVSPESYSPDAAVLADAQRIAATTGGSAITTTDPDEGAAGSDIVITDTWVSMGKEDEKAARVATFGAYRVDAATMAAAAPDALFLHCLPADRGYEVTADVIDGPQSVIWDEAENRLHAQKALLVWLLERAGTADAAQ, encoded by the coding sequence GTGACCCGCCACTTCCTCCGCGACGACGACATCACTCCCGCCGAGCAGGCCGAGATCCTCGACCTCGCCCTCGAGCTCAAGCGCGACCGCTTCTCCCGGAAGCCCCTCGCCGGGCCGCAGACCGTCGCCGTGATCTTCGACAAGTCCTCCACGCGCACCCGTGTCTCCTTCGCGGTCGGCATCGCCGATCTCGGCGGCAGCCCCCTGATCATCTCGACCGCGAGCAGCCAGCTCGGCGGCAAGGAGACCGCCTCCGACACGGCGCGGGTCCTGGAGCGCCAGGTCGCCGCCATCGTGTGGCGCACCTACGCGCAGTCGGGCCTGGAGGAGATGGCGCGCAGCACGCGCGTGCCGGTCGTCAACGCGCTCTCGGACGAGTTCCACCCGTGCCAGCTCCTCGCCGACCTGCTGACCATCCGCGAGCACCGCGGTCACCTCGCGGGACTCACGCTCACGTTCTTCGGCGACGGAGCGAGCAACATGGCGCACTCGTACCTCCTGGCGGGGGCCACGGCCGGCATGCACGTCCGCATCGTCTCCCCGGAGTCGTACTCGCCGGACGCGGCGGTCCTGGCCGATGCGCAGCGCATCGCGGCGACCACCGGCGGATCGGCGATCACCACGACCGACCCCGACGAGGGCGCGGCCGGCTCCGACATCGTGATCACGGACACGTGGGTGTCGATGGGCAAGGAGGACGAGAAGGCGGCGCGCGTCGCGACCTTCGGCGCCTACCGGGTCGACGCCGCCACGATGGCCGCTGCCGCTCCCGACGCGCTGTTCCTGCACTGCCTGCCCGCGGACCGCGGCTACGAGGTGACCGCCGACGTGATCGACGGCCCGCAGAGCGTGATCTGGGACGAGGCGGAGAACCGCCTGCACGCGCAGAAGGCCCTGCTCGTGTGGCTCCTGGAGCGCGCCGGCACCGCCGACGCCGCTCAGTAG
- the argH gene encoding argininosuccinate lyase: MTERPSARAGEAGALWGGRFAGGPSPELAALSRSTHFDWQLTPYDLAGSRAHARALAGAGYLDDAELTAMLAALDRLEAAVADGSFAADESDEDVHGALERGLMLEAGPELGGKLRAGRSRNDQIATFVRMYLRDHAALVSELVVQLIDALAAQASAHPTAIMPGRTHLQHAQPVLLAHHLLAHGWALLRDLERLRDWAVRADVSPYGSGALAGSTLGLDAEAVARDLGFASSVPNSIDGTASRDLVAEFAFVAAMIGIDVSRIAEEVILWNTREFAFVTLDDGYSTGSSIMPQKKNPDIAELARGKSGRLIGNLTGLLATLKALPLAYNRDLQEDKEPVFDSVTTLEVLLPAFSGMIATLTFHTDRMAELAPQGFSLATDVAEWLVKKHVPFRDAHEITGELVKLAESQGRGLEDLDDAALASVSPLLTPDVRSVLSIEGSVASRDGVGGTAPDRVAEQLARLTERVRVVRGSLRGERP, encoded by the coding sequence ATGACGGAACGACCCTCCGCCCGCGCGGGCGAGGCCGGAGCCCTCTGGGGCGGCCGCTTCGCCGGCGGCCCCTCGCCCGAGCTCGCCGCGCTCTCGAGGTCGACCCACTTCGACTGGCAGCTCACCCCCTACGACCTCGCCGGCTCGCGCGCCCACGCCCGGGCGCTCGCCGGAGCGGGCTACCTCGACGACGCCGAGCTCACCGCGATGCTCGCGGCGCTCGACCGGCTCGAGGCTGCCGTCGCCGACGGGAGCTTCGCCGCCGACGAGTCCGACGAGGACGTGCACGGCGCCCTCGAGCGCGGCCTGATGCTCGAAGCCGGTCCCGAGCTCGGCGGCAAGCTCCGCGCGGGGCGCTCGCGCAACGACCAGATCGCCACCTTCGTCCGGATGTACCTCCGCGACCACGCGGCGCTCGTCTCGGAGCTGGTGGTGCAGCTCATCGACGCCCTCGCCGCACAGGCGTCGGCGCACCCGACGGCGATCATGCCCGGGCGCACCCACCTCCAGCACGCTCAGCCCGTGCTCCTCGCGCACCATCTGCTCGCCCACGGCTGGGCGCTGCTGCGCGATCTGGAGCGCCTGCGGGACTGGGCCGTCCGGGCGGACGTCTCGCCCTACGGCTCGGGCGCCCTCGCCGGCTCGACCCTCGGCCTGGACGCCGAGGCGGTCGCCCGCGATCTCGGCTTCGCGTCGAGCGTGCCGAACTCGATCGACGGGACGGCCAGCCGCGACCTCGTCGCCGAGTTCGCCTTCGTCGCCGCCATGATCGGGATCGACGTCTCGCGCATCGCGGAGGAGGTCATCCTCTGGAACACGCGGGAGTTCGCCTTCGTCACGCTCGACGACGGCTACTCGACCGGGTCCTCGATCATGCCGCAGAAGAAGAACCCCGACATCGCCGAGCTCGCCCGGGGGAAGTCCGGCCGGCTGATCGGCAACCTCACCGGGCTGCTCGCGACCCTCAAGGCCCTGCCGCTCGCCTACAACCGTGACCTGCAGGAGGACAAGGAGCCGGTCTTCGACTCGGTGACGACCCTCGAGGTCCTGCTGCCCGCGTTCAGCGGCATGATCGCGACCCTCACCTTCCACACCGACCGGATGGCGGAGCTCGCGCCCCAGGGCTTCTCCCTCGCGACCGACGTGGCCGAGTGGCTCGTGAAGAAGCACGTGCCCTTCCGGGACGCCCACGAGATCACCGGCGAGCTGGTCAAGCTGGCGGAGTCGCAGGGGAGGGGGCTCGAGGATCTCGACGACGCCGCGCTCGCCTCGGTGTCGCCGCTGCTCACGCCCGACGTGCGCTCCGTCCTCAGCATCGAGGGATCGGTGGCGAGCCGGGACGGTGTCGGCGGCACGGCTCCCGACCGCGTCGCGGAGCAGCTCGCCCGGCTGACCGAGCGCGTCCGGGTCGTGCGCGGATCCCTCCGAGGGGAGCGCCCGTGA
- the tyrS gene encoding tyrosine--tRNA ligase, which produces MIDQHLPGSATSPQLDPAFDSVWDELVWRGSVHVSTDAGALRELLSGEPITYYCGFDPTAPSLHLGNLVQLIVMRRLQLAGHRPLGLVGGSTGLIGDPRPTAERTLNSRETVTAWVERLQAQVSRFVPAGGDNGLRLVNNLDWTAPLSAIDFLREIGKHFRVGTMLKKDAVSARLNSDAGISYTEFSYQILQGLDYLELYRQYGCVLQTGGSDQWGNLTSGTDLIHRTEGVSVHAIGTPLVMNSDGTKFGKSEGNAVWLDSELTSPYAFYQFWVNTDDRDVADRLRIFTFLPRTEIERLEKAAADEPFRREAQRALAWEVTSLVHGAEATRSVIDASAALFGKGSLEGIDPVILRGALEAVPSVEATPETPALQAFVETGLVASTGEARRALAQGGLSVNNTALPSETVTLGELPLIDGIAVLRRGKKSFAGAFVR; this is translated from the coding sequence GTGATCGACCAGCACCTCCCCGGGTCCGCGACGAGCCCGCAGCTCGACCCCGCCTTCGACTCCGTGTGGGACGAGCTGGTCTGGCGAGGCTCGGTGCACGTGTCGACCGATGCGGGAGCGTTGCGCGAGCTGCTGTCGGGGGAGCCGATCACCTACTACTGCGGGTTCGACCCGACCGCGCCCAGCCTCCACCTCGGGAACCTGGTGCAGCTGATCGTCATGCGCCGGCTCCAGCTGGCCGGGCATCGGCCGCTCGGGCTCGTCGGCGGCTCGACCGGGCTGATCGGGGATCCGCGTCCGACGGCCGAGCGGACGCTGAACTCGCGCGAGACGGTGACGGCGTGGGTCGAGCGCCTCCAGGCGCAGGTGTCCCGGTTCGTTCCCGCGGGCGGCGACAACGGGCTGCGCCTGGTCAACAACCTCGACTGGACCGCTCCGCTGTCGGCGATCGACTTCCTGCGGGAGATCGGGAAGCACTTCCGTGTGGGGACGATGCTCAAGAAGGACGCGGTCAGCGCCCGCCTCAACTCCGATGCGGGGATCAGCTACACCGAATTCAGCTACCAGATCCTGCAGGGACTCGACTACCTGGAGCTCTACCGGCAGTACGGGTGCGTCCTGCAGACCGGCGGCAGCGACCAGTGGGGCAACCTGACGAGCGGGACCGACCTGATCCACCGCACGGAGGGCGTGTCGGTCCACGCGATCGGTACACCCCTGGTGATGAACTCCGACGGCACCAAGTTCGGCAAGAGCGAGGGCAACGCCGTCTGGCTCGACTCCGAGCTCACCAGCCCGTACGCGTTCTACCAGTTCTGGGTCAACACGGACGACCGTGACGTCGCCGACCGCCTGCGGATCTTCACCTTCCTGCCGCGCACGGAGATCGAGCGCCTGGAGAAGGCCGCTGCCGACGAGCCGTTCCGCCGGGAGGCGCAGCGCGCGCTCGCCTGGGAGGTCACGTCGCTGGTGCACGGAGCGGAGGCGACGCGCTCGGTGATCGACGCGTCGGCCGCGCTCTTCGGCAAGGGCTCGCTCGAGGGGATCGACCCGGTCATCCTCCGTGGCGCGCTCGAGGCGGTGCCCTCGGTGGAGGCGACCCCGGAGACGCCGGCGCTGCAGGCGTTCGTCGAGACCGGACTCGTCGCCAGCACGGGGGAGGCGCGACGGGCTCTCGCTCAGGGAGGGCTCTCGGTGAACAACACCGCCCTCCCGTCCGAGACCGTCACGCTCGGCGAGCTCCCGTTGATCGACGGGATCGCCGTCCTCCGTCGCGGCAAGAAGAGCTTCGCCGGGGCCTTCGTCCGCTGA
- a CDS encoding DNA-binding protein, producing the protein MFVVTADQRDSRHDHDRVDQAIASLIDDGRASFVLPPERTAGDEFQCVLDRADAVVTLVLELHRTGHWSIGLGIGPVDRPLPATTRAATGEAYFAARRAVEAAKGRPTRFSLDPDAPGTAAPAPADVQALIDPLLLLRDARSEAGWQIVDLLESGLSQKDAAERLAVSPQAVSLRVRAASARVDTPARDALARLLTVVDRTLDPADERTPR; encoded by the coding sequence ATGTTCGTCGTCACCGCGGATCAGCGCGACAGCAGGCACGACCACGACCGCGTGGACCAGGCGATCGCGAGCCTGATCGACGACGGTCGGGCGTCGTTCGTCCTGCCCCCGGAGCGGACGGCGGGCGACGAGTTCCAGTGCGTGCTCGACCGGGCCGATGCCGTCGTCACGCTCGTGCTCGAGCTGCACCGGACCGGCCACTGGAGCATCGGCCTCGGGATCGGACCCGTCGACCGGCCGCTCCCGGCGACCACGAGAGCGGCGACCGGCGAGGCGTACTTCGCGGCGCGCCGGGCGGTCGAGGCGGCGAAGGGCCGGCCTACGCGCTTCTCCCTCGATCCGGACGCACCGGGAACGGCGGCGCCGGCACCGGCGGACGTCCAGGCGCTGATCGATCCGCTCCTCCTGCTGCGCGACGCGCGCTCCGAGGCCGGCTGGCAGATCGTCGACCTGCTCGAGAGCGGCCTCTCCCAGAAGGATGCGGCCGAGCGCCTCGCCGTCAGCCCGCAGGCGGTCAGCCTCCGGGTCCGCGCGGCGAGTGCTCGAGTCGACACTCCCGCCCGTGACGCGCTCGCGCGCCTGCTGACAGTGGTGGACCGTACGCTCGACCCCGCCGACGAGAGGACACCCCGATGA
- a CDS encoding DNA-3-methyladenine glycosylase, with protein MSADLPDLARSALEVAPELLGRVLLHRTPEGVVGVRLTEVEAYLGTGEDPGSHAHRGPTPRTAPMFGPPGSVYAYFTYGMHTCVNIVCSPTGTASAVLLRAGEVVSGEDLAMIRRGPVRSRDLARGPARLAKALGVRLTESGDPLEAAFELLPGERPSSVAAGPRTGVSGPGGGDDFPWRFSIPGDPTVSPYRRAVPRRRPGAQPAR; from the coding sequence CTGAGCGCCGACCTCCCCGACCTCGCGCGCTCGGCCCTCGAGGTGGCACCGGAGCTGCTCGGCCGCGTCCTCCTGCACCGCACGCCGGAGGGCGTGGTCGGCGTCCGGCTGACCGAGGTCGAGGCGTACCTCGGAACCGGTGAGGATCCGGGCTCGCATGCGCACCGCGGACCGACACCCCGGACGGCTCCCATGTTCGGTCCGCCCGGGTCCGTGTACGCGTACTTCACCTACGGGATGCACACCTGCGTGAACATCGTCTGCTCCCCGACGGGCACGGCGTCGGCGGTGCTGCTGCGCGCAGGCGAGGTCGTATCGGGGGAGGATCTCGCGATGATCCGGCGCGGACCCGTTCGCAGCCGGGATCTGGCCCGCGGACCCGCACGGCTGGCGAAGGCCCTCGGAGTCCGTCTCACCGAGTCGGGCGACCCGCTCGAGGCGGCGTTCGAGCTGCTGCCGGGGGAGAGGCCGTCCTCCGTGGCGGCGGGCCCGCGCACCGGCGTCTCGGGCCCGGGCGGCGGGGACGACTTCCCGTGGCGCTTCAGCATCCCGGGCGACCCCACCGTCTCGCCCTACCGAAGAGCAGTGCCCCGGCGGCGGCCCGGAGCTCAGCCCGCGAGGTAG